The Ignavibacteriota bacterium genome contains the following window.
CGCTTCTTGCGGGCTTCGGCGGCTGGTTTGTATGGAGAAGAGTAGTGTGAAAATCCTCTTTTCATAAGTTTATCCAGAAATAGCCCATCATTGAAAAATGGTGGGCTATTAAGTTTTGATAATTCGAAGTAACTGCATTTTTATGATATTAAATATATTCAAATGCTTGATTTCTAACGATTTCTTCTTCCGCGTGGGGGTGATGGTATATCATCTTCTGGATTGAAGTCAGCTCCGGGCATTTCTCTGTCCAAAATCATCTTTCTCATTTTTCTTGCAAATTGAATTTCAAAAGCAACATATTTAGCAAAATTATCTTCGCTCAGTACTTGTTTCATATCCGATATTTTTGCTTCAACGGCTGCATGCAAATTCCTCTGAGCTTTAAGCACAGCATTTGATTTTTCAGTCAAATCCTTACCTTTGGGATTCTTTTCGATATATTCGACTAAATCATCATTTGCTTTTTTAAATTCATCGCTTTTATCTTTTACATTCTTTTCGAGAATTGTAAATTTAGCGAGGAATTTATCAGATTCGTTCTCGTTTAAGTCTAAAATTTCGAGCAGTCTCATTTTTTTTGCAACATCAATTCTTTCTTTCTTAAATCCCTGTCTGCCTTGTGCAAAGCTTCCAGCGGATGTAAAAAATGAAAGTATTAATACTAAAATTATGCTATATTTTAACATTTTTTATTTCCTCTAAAATGTTTTGAAAATCATCTTCAGACAAGAATTCGAAATCATCAATCATATAATATTCCGGAGTGACGATTGTTGCACCTACCTGATTTAAAATATATTTTTTCTCTTCAATATCATGGTAGTTCAGCTGGCTTACAATTTGGTTAACAACTGATTCTGTTGATTGATTGTTTGCAGATTCGGCATAAACTCCGTAATAATCGTAATCATTGATTGATTCTTTATCAAGATCATCAAATTCCATAAGCGAATTCAGTTTTTGGCTAAAGCTTAGAGTTTCCTGATTGTCGGTAGTGGTTTTGAAAATAGTAATCAATATAAAAATCACTACTGCCGCCGGAATAGCAAACCTAAGCAGAAAAGCATTTCCAGATAAAGCCGGCATTCTTTCCATTCTGCGGTTATTAACTTTCACAGATAAATTTCTGGTTTTAGATTCTAAAATATCATCGAAATTCATTTTATCAATTTTAGAAAAAACTAAATTTATCTCTTCAATTTCCTGTTGTAAATCAGGGAAATTTTCAAGATTTTCTTTAAATTCATTCTCTTTTTCTTTAGGAAGTCTGCCAAAAGCATAGTCAGGCAACAATTCTTCCATTTCATTACGATTCATCATTATGACCTCTACTCTCATCAATTTTAATCATTTGCGATATTTTTTTTACAGCCTGATGGTAATTTGCTTTAAGTCCTCCAATACTGGTACCAAGCAAATTTGAAATTTCCTCATAGCTAAGGTTATCAAAATATCTAAGCGCAAAAGTTTCACGCTGCTTTTCGGGCAATTTTGTCAATATTTTTAGAAAATTTTCTTCAAACTCCTTATCTTCAAGCGTCCTGTCGGGTAGATTTACTTCAGAAGAATATTCATCATTATCGCTTCCGAAAGAGAAAATATTAAGCAATTTCTTTTTTCGTTTAAAATTCAGAGCCATATTGACAGTAATCCGGTAAAGCCATGTTTTATAACTGCTTCCACCTTTGAACTTATGAATACTGTCGAGCGCTTTGATGAAAACTTCCTGAGCTATGTCATCAGCATCATCGTAGCTTTCGACATAACGCAGAGCTACAGAATACACGAATTTTCTATAAGTACGGACAAATTCATTTGCTGCTCTGTTGCTTTTGGTCTCAACAAATTCTTTTATAAGTTCAGAATCTATTTCCAATGATATAGCCGACACATTAATTCAAAAAATATTAAACAAATTTATAACTTAGACACATTTTTCTTTTTAAGGTTTAATAATTTCCAAAAATAACAAAAAAATATCCAAAATGTAAATAAAATTCGCATGACTTACGAATTTAATTATGAAAGTATCAACAATTAATCATATTATACAATAATTTCCAAATTTATACTTTTACAGTAACTTATTATTAAATCTTTTTAAAATGATATTAATACTGTTAAATTTTATAGACAAGGAATTTACATGAGTGTTTTGGTAAACAAAAAAACAAAATTGGTAGTTCAGGGAATTACCGGTTCAGAAGGTACTTTTCATACTATGCAGATGATTGATTACGGAACAAAAGTTGTTGCAGGTGTTACTCCGGGTAAAGGCGGTCAGATATATGAAGGCAAAGGTGCCAATATGTTTAAAAAACCTGTGCCAATTTTCAATACCGTAAGTGATGCTGTAAAGGAAACAGGTGCAAACACATCTGTAATATTTGTTCCTCCACCTTATGCAGCTGATGCTATATTAGAAGCAATTGATGCTAAAGTTGGACTTATAATCTGTATCACTGAAGGCATACCTGTAAATGATATGATTCCTGTTAAAGAAGCATTAAAAAGTTCTGATTCAGTATTAATCGGTCCAAATTGTCCGGGTGTTATAACTCCGGGTGAAGCTAAAATTGGTATTATGCCTGGATTTATTCACAAGAAGGGTAATGTAGGTGTTGTATCACGCTCCGGTACATTAACTTATGAAGCAGTGAAGCAGCTCTCTGATTTAGGACTCGGTCAATCAACCTGTATAGGCATAGGTGGTGACCCGATTATCGGAACACAGCATATTGACGCAATTAAATTTTTCAATGATGACCCTGATACTCATGCTATTGTAATGATTGGTGAAATTGGTGGAAATGCTGAGGAAGATGCTGCCGAATTTATCAAGAAAAATGTTAAAAAGCCTGTTGTTGCTTTCATCGCCGGAAGGACAGCACCTCCGGGAAGAAGAATGGGACACGCAGGTGCAATCATTTCCGGTGGTAAAGGCGGTGCAGAAGATAAAATCATTGCATTGAAATCTGCCGGTATTCATGTTGTAGAAACTCCTGCAAGAATTGGCGCAACTGTTTTTGAAGCACTCGAAGGCAAAACAAAAGCTAAACGTGGTAGAAAACCAAGAGCTGCTAAGGTAGCAGCTGCTGAAGCTCCTTCAAATAATATTGATGGTAGCCAAACCTCTGCTAATTCTGAAGTTATGGTGGTTAAACGACGCGGCAGAAAAAAAATAATAAAATAATTTGAGATTTTTTTTAATTTAATGTGTTATTGTAATTGAACGAAGGACAAAATGAGTAATAAAACTTTAGCAATTATTAAACCTGATGCAGTTTCAAAAAATGTTGCAGGTGCGATAATCGAAAAAATACAGTCAGCCGGATTTAAAGTACTTGGTATGAAATTGACTAAAATTACACCCGCTATTGCAGGTGAATTTTATGCAGTGCACCGCGAAAGACCATTTTATGGCGAGTTGATTGACTATATGACAAGCGGATCTATTGTTCCTGTGGCTTTAGAAAAAGAAAATGCTGTGGAAGAATTTAGAAAATTGATTGGCGCAACTGACCCGAATAAAGCAGAGCCGGGTACAATCAGAGCGTTATTTGGAACAGGAATCGAAGCTAATGCTATTCATGGATCGGACTCAGATGAAAATGCTCTCAGAGAAATAGCATTTTTCTTCAGCGAAAGTGAATTGGTGATGATTAATTCATAAGCAGACTAATTTGTTTATAAATGCTGTGAATTTTTATTTACCTTCACTGATATAATTTCAGTACAGGTGAACAAATTTAGTTCACAGCATTTTTTATTTATGTAAAATGGCAGAAAAATTTAAGACAATATCTACATCGCTTTTGAAAAGTAACCCTTATTGGTGTTACAAGTTGGATGAATACATTTTGCCTGATGGCAATAAGGGTGATTATTACTATGTTGAAACCCCTGGTGCTGTAATGGTGATACCCCGTCTTGACGACGGCAGAATTGTTATGATTCGTCAGTACAGATATTTAAACTCGAAATTCAGTCTTGAATTTCCCGGCGGGGGGATAAAACCCGGACTATCTGTTAAAGATAATGCTCTAAAAGAACTTAGCGAAGAAGCAGGTTTTGAGAGCCATGATTTACAAAAAATTGGCGAATTTAATCCATTCAATGGTGTAACAAATGAGATTTGCAACGTCTTTATAGCTGATAAGCTGACAAAAGTTAAATCAAATCCTGATAATTCAGAAGAATTTGATATTGTTTATTTAGATAAAAATCAAGTAGCAGATTTAATTAGAAGCAATGAAATATGGGATGGCATGACATTGTCTGCCTGGTCTTTGTATGTATATTCAAAATATTGGAGTTAATATAATGTTGATTAGAAAAATATCTGTAATAATGATTTCTTTGGCTATTGTTTTGGTGAGCGCTTTTTCTCAGGAATCACCAAAGAAAGCAGAAAAACCTCATGATCCGATGTATAAAATTCTGGTAAGATTTCCTGTGAATGTATCAAAAAAATATATTTACAATGAAAATTCAAAAATTACAAGAGTTTTCAGCAACGGCAACGAGCAGAATTTCACTCGTGACATGACCTATCATTTCTCACTACGTGCTCCGAGCGCCGTTGACAAGCAAGGATTTCAGATGATTGAGGTTTCGGTGGACTCGCTTGAGTACAAATATACAAGCAAAGACACTACAATTTATTTTAATGACCAAAGAGACGATTTAAGACCTCCAAAGCTTGATGATTATCAAAACAGAATGGTGCAGCTTGGACTTGATTTTCAAATGACTTATTCGCCTTATCAGGAAGTGGCAAAAGTTCATGGCGATATGCTTCTTGACAAGCGTAAATATCTTACTGACCCGGCAACAGCTCCACAAGACGAATTAAATAAAGCATCATGGATGAATGGTCTTTCAGATGAGACACTTGTTAACTTATTCGATGTTGTGAAAGGATTTCCACCTCAGCATAAAATTGATGTTGACTCATCATGGTCAAAGGAAATTCTTTGCGAAATTGAAGGCGGAAGATTTCTTGATAGCGTTACATTTACACTTACTAATTTCAACATTCAAAGTTATACATTCAAAGGTGTATCAAACAATTTTATTCCTGTCGAAAGTCTTGTTAGACTTTTTGGTCTATCGCAGTTGATTGATTTTACAGATGCTGAGGGAACAAGCGAATACACTATTAAAATGCATCCGCGTGGTTCTATTAACAGTTTAGAAGCAAAATATAACATTTTGCTTACTTATCAGGTTGCCAATGATTTCATTCAACAAAAAGTTGAAATCACTAAAACCTGGACTTTAGATAAGATGTATAATTGGTAAGTTTATTCTTATAATATGCAAAGACCAAAACTTAAAATAGTCAAATCTGATTTTGATAAAATTTTAGAGTATCTGACATTTGGAGTTTTGGTCTTTATGTTTGCATATATTTATAATAGTAATAATCAGTTGCCCGAAATAATCCCTATTCATTTCGACAGCACCGGTAAACCAGATGGATTCGGCAGTAGAAGTATGATTTGGCTTGCACCGGCAATAGGATTTGTTCTTTGCATTGGCATTTATATTTTAAACTACTTCCCGCATAAATTCAATTATCTTGTCAAAATTACCGGTGAAAACGCTTACCATCAGTATAATTTAGCCCAGTCTATGCTGAGAAAGTTGAATTTGTCTCTTGCACTCACTTTTTTAATTATATCTTATGTGACTATCAAATCTGCTCTGAATAAATCTGAAAGTATGGAAATCATTTATATTGTGTATATTATGCTTGGTATATTTGGAATAATATTTCATTATCTTTATCAATCATCCAAAAAATAGTATGAAATCATCAAATTTCCTGAATAATTAAAATTATGAATTTTGACAATTAATTATTATTATTACCGTCAAAAAATTTTAGCATTATCTTATTTATTAATTACTATTGTCGAATATTGCACTTAGCATTATCTTGATTACAAAAATTAACTATTATTTAATATATATAAAAAGGAGTTATTTATGAATAGTTTTGCCGTACTAAAATTAATGTTATTATTTGTTATATTGTCACTATCGGCTTGTAGCTCTGACAACGCCACAGATAATACCAAAAATGACAATAATAATAATAGTATGCAACCTGCTCTTGCTGAAAATAATACAATGGTTTCTGATGGCGATGTAATCAATCTTAAACAAATTGGAATTTTTCATCAGTCATTTTTAAATGAATTATGGCTTTTTATAGATGGTGATAAATCAAATACGGGATTTAATGTCATTATTAAAAATCCTTTTCCTGAAAAGTCGGATTTCAGATTTTATTTCAGAAATAATTTCCTTGGTGAAATTGGCGAGCAATATTTCATTGAATCACTTAGATTTTCAACAACGAATATTTCAAGAACTTGGTACTCGGTTGGAGATGCTTTCAATATCGAAACTGAAGGTTTTATGTATTTTAAAAGAAATCCTAATAATACTATTTCAATGTGGGTTAATAAACTGAAATTAGGAGATAAAAAACAAAATCCTTCAGAATTCAAAGAATTTAATCTTAAATTTACTTTCAATGCAGATATTGAAATAACAACTAATGCTAATCCTCCACGATTTCAGTTGATAAGCGATAAATAATTTATTAGGTCAGATAGTTCATTTTTAACACTATTGAGATGTTTTCAACGTTGATATATAATTATTAATGACACTTTTTAAAATAAATTATTAGGAGATAATATGAGTTTATTAGTAGGAAAACCGGCACCAAATTTTCAAGGTAAAGCAGTTATTGGCGGAGATGCCACACTTCTTTCACCTGATAATGCTTTTGCTGATATAAGCCTGGATGATTACAAAGGAAAATGGGTTGTTTTATTTTTCTATCCGCTAGATTTTACATTTGTATGCCCAACTGAAATCGAAGATTTCGGCAGAGCTTACAAACAATTTCAAGACTTAAACTGCGAAGTTATTGCTTGCTCTACAGACAGCCATTTCTCACATCTTGCCTGGCGCTCCTCACATCCCGGACTTCGTAATCTTCCTTATCCTATGCTTGCTGATTTCACAAGAGTTACAGCTCGCAATTATGAAGTTTTAAAAGAAGAAACCGGTTACGCATTACGCGGTACATATATAATTAATCCTGATGGTGAGCTTGTTTATTCAGTTATCCAGCCTGAAGCTGTTGGAAGAAATACTGAGGAAATCATTCGTGTTTTGACTGCACTTCAATCAGGTAAACTTACTCCTTGCAACTGGCATGCCGGTGAAGATACTATAAACTAATATATTTTGATGAGTTTTGTAAATCAAGGGCTGTTTCAAAAAGTACTTTTTGAAACAGCCTCTTTATATTATTATTATGATTCATAAATACAGAGTTATTAATATTATATTTTAAATATTAGATTGCAATATATAATTTTTATGCTTCTTTTTAGTCTACTTATGAATATTTTTTGATGTTTTTTAAATTTATCCTTCAGAGAAAAAATAAATGTACAAACTTGATACTATTATATCGCTTGCGAAAAGACGCGGTTTTATTTTCCAATCATCTGAAATTTACGGTGGTCTCAATGGTTGCTGGGATTTTGGTCCGCTTGGAGTTGAACTTTTACTTAATATCAAAGAAGCATGGTGGAAAGCTATGACTTATCGTGATGACATTGAAGGTGTTGATGCTTCAATTTTAATGCATCCGAGAACTTGGGATGCAAGCGGTCATACCAAGCAATTCAGCGACCCGATGATTGATAACAAAACTAGCAAATCACGTCACAGAGCAGATAATTTGATTGAAGAACATATCGAAAAGCTCAGAAAGAAAAACAAAAATGATGAGCTAAATATTATTCAGCAAAAACTTGAATCTGTTCAGGAAAATGATGATTATTACAAAATCATTATGGAGCACGAAATTAAAGATCCAATTTCGGGTTCGATGGATTGGACAGAAGTACGTAATTTCAATCTGATGTTCAAGACATTTGTAGGTCCTTTGGAAGATTCAAGCAGTGTAGTTTATCTCCGTCCTGAATCTGCACAAGGCATTTTTGTAAATTTCAAAAATGTTTTAGAAACTGCTCGTCAGAAGCCACCTTTCGGTATTGCACAAATTGGTAAAGCTTTTCGTAATGAGATTAATACCAAGAATTTCTTGTTCCGTACACGTGAATTCGAGCAAATGGAAATGCAATATTTTATTAAGCCGGGCGAAGAAGCTCATTGGTTCGAATATTGGAAAGAACAGCGGTGGAATTGGTATCTGTCACTCGGTATGAAGCCAGAAAAAATGAAATGGAAAAATCATGAGAAATTAGCTCATTATGCTAATATGGCAACCGATATTGAGTTTGAATTTCCATTTGGATTTGGCGAAATTGAGGGTATTCATTCAAGAACAGACTTTGACCTGAAAGCCCATCAGGAATATTCAGGTAAGAAGATGGAATATGTTGATACAGTAACCAAAGACCGTTATGTACCTTATGTGATTGAAACTTCCGGCGGTGTTTCACGCGGCTTGATGGCATTCTTATGCAATGCTTATGACGAAGAAACCGTTACAGATGAGAAGGGTGGAAGTGAAACACGTGTTGTTATGAGATTTAATCAGAAGTTAGCACCTGTTACAGTAGCAGTATTTCCGCTTGTGAATAAAGACGGTATGCCTGAAAAGGCTCATTCAATTTATAAAGATTTGCAACGTCACTTTAAGGCACAGTATGATACTTCAGGTGCAATCGGAAGGCGTTACCGTCGTCAGGATGAGATTGGCACTCCTTATTGTATTACGGTTGACGGAACAACCCTTGAAGACGGTACTGTAACTATTAGAGAAAGAGATTCTATGAATCAGGACAGAATTTCAGCAGAAAAAATTAAGCAATATATTTGGGATAGGATAGATTAAGTGAAAAAGAAAATCGGAATTGTTCTATTAGTAGCGATAGCTTCATTATTGATACTTGGTTTCACAAAGGATTATTATTTCAAAATTAATAAGTCCTTTGATGTCTTTGGTGCAGTTTTCAGGGAAGTAACAACTAATTATGTCCTCGAAATTGACCCTGAGATATTGATTAAAGGAGCAATTCAGGGTATGCTGTCTACACTCGACCCATATACAGAATTTTATGATATCCAAGAC
Protein-coding sequences here:
- a CDS encoding RNA polymerase sigma factor, whose amino-acid sequence is MSAISLEIDSELIKEFVETKSNRAANEFVRTYRKFVYSVALRYVESYDDADDIAQEVFIKALDSIHKFKGGSSYKTWLYRITVNMALNFKRKKKLLNIFSFGSDNDEYSSEVNLPDRTLEDKEFEENFLKILTKLPEKQRETFALRYFDNLSYEEISNLLGTSIGGLKANYHQAVKKISQMIKIDESRGHNDES
- the sucD gene encoding succinate--CoA ligase subunit alpha, with the protein product MSVLVNKKTKLVVQGITGSEGTFHTMQMIDYGTKVVAGVTPGKGGQIYEGKGANMFKKPVPIFNTVSDAVKETGANTSVIFVPPPYAADAILEAIDAKVGLIICITEGIPVNDMIPVKEALKSSDSVLIGPNCPGVITPGEAKIGIMPGFIHKKGNVGVVSRSGTLTYEAVKQLSDLGLGQSTCIGIGGDPIIGTQHIDAIKFFNDDPDTHAIVMIGEIGGNAEEDAAEFIKKNVKKPVVAFIAGRTAPPGRRMGHAGAIISGGKGGAEDKIIALKSAGIHVVETPARIGATVFEALEGKTKAKRGRKPRAAKVAAAEAPSNNIDGSQTSANSEVMVVKRRGRKKIIK
- the ndk gene encoding nucleoside-diphosphate kinase, which translates into the protein MSNKTLAIIKPDAVSKNVAGAIIEKIQSAGFKVLGMKLTKITPAIAGEFYAVHRERPFYGELIDYMTSGSIVPVALEKENAVEEFRKLIGATDPNKAEPGTIRALFGTGIEANAIHGSDSDENALREIAFFFSESELVMINS
- a CDS encoding NUDIX hydrolase translates to MDEYILPDGNKGDYYYVETPGAVMVIPRLDDGRIVMIRQYRYLNSKFSLEFPGGGIKPGLSVKDNALKELSEEAGFESHDLQKIGEFNPFNGVTNEICNVFIADKLTKVKSNPDNSEEFDIVYLDKNQVADLIRSNEIWDGMTLSAWSLYVYSKYWS
- a CDS encoding DUF1648 domain-containing protein, yielding MQRPKLKIVKSDFDKILEYLTFGVLVFMFAYIYNSNNQLPEIIPIHFDSTGKPDGFGSRSMIWLAPAIGFVLCIGIYILNYFPHKFNYLVKITGENAYHQYNLAQSMLRKLNLSLALTFLIISYVTIKSALNKSESMEIIYIVYIMLGIFGIIFHYLYQSSKK
- a CDS encoding peroxiredoxin, giving the protein MSLLVGKPAPNFQGKAVIGGDATLLSPDNAFADISLDDYKGKWVVLFFYPLDFTFVCPTEIEDFGRAYKQFQDLNCEVIACSTDSHFSHLAWRSSHPGLRNLPYPMLADFTRVTARNYEVLKEETGYALRGTYIINPDGELVYSVIQPEAVGRNTEEIIRVLTALQSGKLTPCNWHAGEDTIN
- a CDS encoding glycine--tRNA ligase codes for the protein MYKLDTIISLAKRRGFIFQSSEIYGGLNGCWDFGPLGVELLLNIKEAWWKAMTYRDDIEGVDASILMHPRTWDASGHTKQFSDPMIDNKTSKSRHRADNLIEEHIEKLRKKNKNDELNIIQQKLESVQENDDYYKIIMEHEIKDPISGSMDWTEVRNFNLMFKTFVGPLEDSSSVVYLRPESAQGIFVNFKNVLETARQKPPFGIAQIGKAFRNEINTKNFLFRTREFEQMEMQYFIKPGEEAHWFEYWKEQRWNWYLSLGMKPEKMKWKNHEKLAHYANMATDIEFEFPFGFGEIEGIHSRTDFDLKAHQEYSGKKMEYVDTVTKDRYVPYVIETSGGVSRGLMAFLCNAYDEETVTDEKGGSETRVVMRFNQKLAPVTVAVFPLVNKDGMPEKAHSIYKDLQRHFKAQYDTSGAIGRRYRRQDEIGTPYCITVDGTTLEDGTVTIRERDSMNQDRISAEKIKQYIWDRID